The genomic stretch AACAGGAAATAGTTGCCACCGGTATCGAAACGGAAATCCGAATTGTAGAAACTACCCGCCACGATGTTGGTGGAGAACAGCTTATGCGACCAGACATGCACAAAAGGAATACTGTAGGTGGCATTTCCCCACGACAGATGGATCTGGTCGTTGGTGTTGGACGTCAGGAACAGCACGTCCCGTCCGAAGTAGGCCGAGGGGGACAGGCGGTCGCCGTTGGCAAAATCCCGCGTGACCTTGGCGTTCAAATCATAAAAGTAATACGGAAAGGCGTCGCTGATCACGCCGTTGTTCTTCAGCGTCTTTGACGCCCAGTCCACATAGGTGCGGCGTCCGGCCAACAGCCAGGAGCCATGAGGCAGCGGCCCTTCCATTGTGCCATTGGCACTGAGCAAAGACAACCCGAACTTGCCCCGCATTTTGTTGCGGTTGCCTTCGCGGTCGGCAATGTCTACCACCGCCGAAAGTCTGCCGCCGTATTTGGCCCCGAACCCGCCTTTAACCAGCTTGACGTCCTTGATAGCATCCGTATTGAATACGGAAAACAGACCGCCCATATGCACAGGCTTGTAGACGTCGATCCCGTTGAGCAGAATCAGGTTTTGGTCACTGGATCCGCCCCAGATGTTGAGGTCGGACGAGAAGTCCGATGTGGGCAGCACGCCGGGAATGATCTGCAGTGAGCGCAGCAGGTCGGCCTCTACCAGTTGAGGCAGAGCCGTCAGTTCGCGGGACTCAAGATGATACTGTGCCACCTTGGGAGTGTACTCGCGTTCCTTGGTCCCCTGAGCTTCGACATTCACTTCCATCATCTGCACGGCTTCCGGCACCAGCCTCATGATGATGTGCTGATCATTGCCTTCAACGAGAGTGAGATCTTTGGTAAAAGGCTGAAACCCCAGCGCGGAGATCTTTAACTGAACGGCTCCCGCCGGGAGATCGGGAATCGAGAACAGCCCTTCTACATCGGCTGCAGCTCCACGCGTCGTGCCAACCACCATAATTGCGGCGCTGGGGACCGACTCCCCGGTCTCTTTGTCCAGGATCTTGCCGGAGACGGTAACGGCGTGCGCGGTGGAAAAGCAGATCGTGGACAGCAAGATAAGCATCATGAATTTAAGATGCATGCCTGTCCCTGTTTTGTGTTCACTCATGTATGGTTAATCCTCTGATGTGCTTCTTTCTTCGGGTTGTGAAGGGCGCTTCGTGTCACGCCTCGTCGAACGGGTTGGGGGTTGGGCGCAAATGGCCGACGCCCGCCGCATCGCCAGCCTTCCAGATCCATTTGATCATGACCATCACGGTGTCGCGCAACTCATTGGTGGGAAAGTCTTTCAGGTAGACGTCCATGATTTCGAAGTACTTCACCATTACGCGTTCGGTAAGTGCCCGGCCTTCGTCCGTAATCTCCACCAAAGACACTCGGCGGTCTTCCTTGGACGAAATGCGCTGAAGCAGATGTCGGGCTTCCAGATCGTCCACCATCTGCGTCAGGTTGGACTGGCTGCGCATCATGCGCGCCTGATCCTTGAGTTCGGACATGGACAGTTGACCGCCGCAGTGACTGAGGGTAGCCAGCAGGCTAAACTTGGCCACGTTCAGGCCGAATTCCTCAAAAATCAGCGCATCTCCAGCTCTGGCCGTAATTTCCCCGGCCATGATCAGAATCCGTGGGAAGGCGATCAGTAGCTGTGCCCGGCTTTCAAGATCAACATCAAATGCAGTGCTTTTCATAACTTAGAAAAACTTCTTTCGGAAATTATTCTTCCGTGAAACTTACATATGTAAATTAACCAGTCAGTATGTATTTGTCAAGAGGAGTAACTTCTGGAGCTTTGGGTAAAGGAGACTGTAATATCTGTATTTGACGAAACTCGGAGAGGCAGCCGACAAAACAACAACAAAAAGAGGCAAGCCCGAAGGCTCGCCTCTCTGAATCGATTCGAAGGAACGATTACAGCTTGTACAGCGCCGAGTATTTTTCGTTCAAATAGCGGATGTAGTCTGCGGTGCCAAGGGGTTTGCCGGTGGCTTTTTGCATGAGTTCGTTGCGGACGAAGCGGCGGCCATACTGGTGGACATTCTCCCGCAGCCAGTGCAGAACCTCGGCGAAGTTGCCCTGCTCCATCTGCTGGTCCATGCCGGGCATTTGAGCGCGCATGGCATACCAGAACTGTCCGGCGGCCATGTTGCCAAGACTGTAAGACGGGAAGTAGCCGAAGGCACCGCCTGACCAGTGAACATCCTGCATCACGCCTTCCTTGCCGTTGTTGGGCGGCGTGACGCCGAGATACTCTTCCATCTTGCGGTTCCACGCTTGGGGAAGATCAGAAATGGAGAGCTTGCCGGCAAACAGATCGCGTTCGATTTCGAAGCGCAAAATGATGTGCAGATCATAGGTCATCTCATCGGCTTCCACCCGCACCAGAGATGGCTCGACATGATTGATGGCGAGCACGAACTGATCCAGTGAAACCTGCGCCAGTTCATTGGGGAAGAGTTCCTTCAGGCGCGGCAGGAAGAAGGTCCAGAAGGGCTTGCTGCGTCCCACGAAGTTCTCCCACATGCGCGACTGGGATTCATGAATGCCGTAGCTGAGAGCTTCGGCCAGCGGAGTCCCAAGATTCTCGGGGAGGAATCCCTGCTCGTAGAGCGCGTGGCCGGTCTCATGGATGATGCCGAAGATGGCCTGCTGCGGCGCGTGCTCATTGTAGCGCGTGGTGATCCGCACGTCGCCGTAGGTGCCGGAACAGAACGGATGCACTGAGGTATCCAGGCGACCACCCTGAGTATCAAAGCCCATAGCCTGCATCACCTGCTCGCCGAACTTCTTCTGCATGGCAGCGGGATAGTCCATCTCCAGAAACCGATGGTTCGCCTTCACAGGCGAGGCCATAATTTTGCGGAGCAGCGGGACATTGGCGGCCTTGAGTTCATCGAACAGCGTGGTGAACATGGCGGTCGTGGCGCCGGGTTCGAACTCATCGATGAGGGCATCGAGCGGAGTATCCCGATACCCCAGATATTCGGCTTGCTCGGCGGTGAGGCGCACCATCTTTTCAAGGAAGGGCGCGTACTCGTTGAAGTCGCCGGACTCGCGCGCTTTGACCCAGGCTTCATGACAGACCGACTGGTGACGGCTGAGTTCTTCCACCAGTTTCTGGGGAATCTTGGTAGCGCGGCGGTAATCCCGGGTAATCTCCCGGAGGTTGGCTAACTGTTCGGGCAGCAGGTCCTGTTCATGAGCTTCAAGATCGGAAAGCAATTCACCAATCCGCGGCGAGGTCAGGCGGCCATGAGCCATGCCGGACGTGAGAGCGAGCTGGTCGGCACGCCTCTCGGCTCCTTTGGGAGGCATAATCGTCTGCATATCCCAGTGGAGCAGTTCGGAAATGGTGCGCAGGACCGTGTACTCGCGGTACTTGGCGACCAGTTCGCCGTAGTGTGTCTGAACATTTGTCATGTTCGAATCTCCATTACTTTCCGAAATTGTAAATGAAATGCCATAATTCGGCAGTATCACTCATTCCAGCGCGAAGTCCACGATCGTAAGGCGGCCGTGGCAATTTGCTCACCGGTCAGAGCAGTAAGCTCAACCCTGCAACAGTTTTGTAAGATATGAGAAATCCTTGTTAAGATCAAGGATGTGAAGCGTTAAAGGATCCGGGCTTTTTTGAATATGTGTGATGCAGCTCTTTACACAGGCGGCTGTGCGCCTTATCTTATAGATTCGCGGCATGGGTGAATGGATGTTGATGATTGCGATGGATGGGACGGACGATTCTATGGTTTTCGCGCGCGTGGTGCTTTTATTGGCGGGTCTGCTGGCAGGGGTGGCATGTGTTTCAGCACTGCCGCTGATGGAGACCTTTGAGGGCGATTTTCCGCCGTCAGGGTGGCAGACTTTTGAAACCGGTGACGGCACGACCGGATGGACGCGCTCCGGTGGTGCGACGAGCCCGTGGGGATACAGTGCGGCCTCGCAGCACGACCCAAATGTATTCGGCGGGACGATCCGGCAATGGCTGATCACACCCGCACTGTATGCCGACTCTGCACACGCGGAGTTGGCTTTTTATGTGCGTTCTTCGGGCCAGTCCGTATCGTTTTCGGACACTCTCTATGTACTGCTGTCAACGACCGGCACGGCAGCCGGAGATTTTTCGGTGCGGTTAGCCGTGCTGAGCCCGGGCCGCGATTTTGACTCGGCTTTTGTGCGGCGGGCCGTCGGTTTGCGTGCATATTCCGGCACCGTTGTGCACATCGCGTTGGTGCGAGCGGTACGCAACGCAGCGGCAAGCACAATTCTGCTGGACAATGTCGGCGGTCCGCTGCTGATCCTCCCCCCTGCCCTTCCGACTTTTCCTGAGCCAGCCGATCAGTCTTCCAATGCCAGCGTGACTTCGGCCCTGACGTGGATTGCGGACACAGAGACCTCGGCGATTGACCTGTATCTGTCTCGAACGGCATCCGACGTGCAACAGATGCTGCCTGCGGCAAGGGTGATCGCGAACGGGCAAGGGACGCGCTATGTGCAGCCTTCCCACCTGCTGAGCAGTCACGTTTATTACTGGCGGGTAGTGACGCGGAATCCGTGGTTTCAGACGGTTGGTCCGGTGTGGAGCTTCACTACGGGAACCGGTCCTTTGGGGGGCACCTATGCGGCAGGCGGCACAAACGCGGACTTTGCAGGATTGACCGAGGCCGTGGCTGCACTAACGGCAACGGGTGTGTCCGCGCCGACCGTAATCTCGGTGGCGCCGGGGGCGTACAGCGGGCCGGTGGTGATTTCCGCTGTGCCGGGGGCATCTGCGGAAAGTCCGGTTACGATCCGTAATGCGGGAGGCGGCGCCGTAACGGTTTCCTGCGGGAGCACGGTGGATACGGCAACGGTGACACTCGCGGGCGCACGTTACCTGACGCTCGATGGCATTGACATCACGGCGTTGTCCGGGACAGTGCGCCACTGTCTGATAATGACGGACGGAAGCCAACACAACACGGTCCGCAACGCGACCCTGCGGGGACAGAGTGCAGGCCTTGCCAACAGTGATGGGATTCTGTTGCGCGGGACGGCGTGCGAATTCAATCGCTTTTCCATGTTGACGGTGCGGAGAGCGGTGCGGGGAATTCAGCTTGAAGGCACGGTTTCGGGGGTCGGCACAGGCAACGAGATCGACAGTTGCCACGTGGACAGTGTGCGCTGCGGGATCTATCTGAAGTATCAGTCCGCCTGCACGGTGCAGGCAAATGACATCGCGGTGAATGGCGGATCGGCAGATGAAGTGGATGGGATCTGGGCGGGAGCGATGCTGCCGGACGATACGCTTGAGGTGTTGGCAAACCGGATTCACGGTATGAAAACCTCGAGCGTGTACGCCGTGGGAATCCGGGTGAAGCCGGATTCGGCGACGGCGGTCGTGCGCATCCGCAACAACTTTATCTACGGATTTCAGAACACGGGTGGCTCACAGGCGCGGGCGCTGTACATCTCGTCAGGCCAGACGGAAGTGGCGGACAACAGTGTGCTGGTAAATGACGTCTCCGCGACAGGCGCCGCTTATGCGCTGTATATCGGGACAAGCGCCGCGACGGGGAACACGCGGATCGTGAACAACATCTTCTGCAACCGCGAACTCTCCAGCCCGGCGTACAACATTTTTCTGATGCTGAACACGTCGCCGCTGGAGTCGGACTACAATGTCTTTCAGGGCACGGGAAGCAGTTACCGCGTGGGACATTTGGGTGTGGATCTTCCCGGCCTTGCGGACTGGAGAGGCGCGACGGGCGGGGACCTGTATAGCCTCGAGGGCGATCCGGGGTTTGTCAACTCAAATGATCTGCACATTCTTCCGGCATATGGGCTGGCTAATCGCAACGGGACAGCGATAGCGGACCTGCTGACGGATATTGACGGCGAGCCGCGATGGACGCCGCCCTGCCGGGGTGCGGATGACTATGCGTTTGCGGCACCGTCCGCAGACGTGGCGGTGGTGGGGTTTGCGGAACCGGCATCGCAGGTGGTAGAGCACTCTGCCGTGCCGGTACAGATTATGGTGCAGAATCGCAGCGCAGCAACAGTGAATAGTGTACCGCTGCGATTGTATTTCAACAATGTTCCGCTGGACAGTACGGCGCTCGCGCTTACTCCGTGGCAGACGGATACGGTGACGCTGGTATGGAATACTCCGGCAGCGCCTTCCACGGGGCGACTGAAAGCCCAAGGCTTTCTGGCGGGAGACGCCGATCCGGCAAACGACAGCGCCGCCGTGTGGGTGAATGTGGTGCGTGCGCCGTTAAGCGGTGTGTATTCCGTCGGTGCGGACCATAGCAGCTTCAGATCGATTTCCGACGCGGTGCGGGATGTGCAGGAGCGGGGAATCAGCGGGCCGGTGGTGTTCAGCATCCTACCGGGAGCGTACAACGAACCGATTCTGCTCGGTCCGGTGGCGGGGACATCTGGAGATCATACGGTGACGTTCCGGCCTGCGGACTCGCTCGGCGGGGTTACCCTTAGCGCGGACAGCGGCGTGGCGGTAGTGATTTTCAGCGGTGCACGGCACGTGGTTCTCGACGGACTGGCGATTGTCCCGGAGTATCCTTGCCTGAGCGCCGTGCGGATGGACAGCGATGCGGATTCCAACCGGATTCTGAATTGCACCTTGACGGGTTCGGCGCTCGCGGCAACCACAGCTTGCGGGGTGATCATTGCGGGCGGAGGGAACGACGGGAATGTGCTGCGCGATTTGGCCATCAGCGGATTCTACTATGGCATCCGGCTGGATGGCAGCGC from bacterium encodes the following:
- a CDS encoding TonB-dependent receptor codes for the protein MSEHKTGTGMHLKFMMLILLSTICFSTAHAVTVSGKILDKETGESVPSAAIMVVGTTRGAAADVEGLFSIPDLPAGAVQLKISALGFQPFTKDLTLVEGNDQHIIMRLVPEAVQMMEVNVEAQGTKEREYTPKVAQYHLESRELTALPQLVEADLLRSLQIIPGVLPTSDFSSDLNIWGGSSDQNLILLNGIDVYKPVHMGGLFSVFNTDAIKDVKLVKGGFGAKYGGRLSAVVDIADREGNRNKMRGKFGLSLLSANGTMEGPLPHGSWLLAGRRTYVDWASKTLKNNGVISDAFPYYFYDLNAKVTRDFANGDRLSPSAYFGRDVLFLTSNTNDQIHLSWGNATYSIPFVHVWSHKLFSTNIVAGSFYNSDFRFDTGGNYFLFKNKIQDFTFKTDFSWFISDRNAMDFGVQAKAMDLSFFIGGPQDTLVDHTSKGLMAAAYVSDDFRLTPLWTITPGLRLEHNEIAGTTDILPRLSAKRYLTANSSISAAWGMYSQYLQLVSMGGNLVSIFDSYVPIDKTMNPNRGQQFALGYENAMDGRFKISADAYYKIFNRIIQLDPKLTDTQHGRNQDRPLSELFIVGDGHAWGVDLFMQGDFDKYTVMAGYGLGRTLRSFSYYGPYNFPASFDRLHNANLFVSRKMTKHGTLEARFTYGTGQPITKAEGVYSPGFDLPGQSLPFSRQNGYRVSNYNRLDVAYRLHYDYRHWKLAPYIEVVNLYNRKNVLSLDYKFKDNPPVVAETHQLPFLPSVGVNVEF
- a CDS encoding MarR family transcriptional regulator; translated protein: MKSTAFDVDLESRAQLLIAFPRILIMAGEITARAGDALIFEEFGLNVAKFSLLATLSHCGGQLSMSELKDQARMMRSQSNLTQMVDDLEARHLLQRISSKEDRRVSLVEITDEGRALTERVMVKYFEIMDVYLKDFPTNELRDTVMVMIKWIWKAGDAAGVGHLRPTPNPFDEA
- a CDS encoding carboxypeptidase M32, whose translation is MTNVQTHYGELVAKYREYTVLRTISELLHWDMQTIMPPKGAERRADQLALTSGMAHGRLTSPRIGELLSDLEAHEQDLLPEQLANLREITRDYRRATKIPQKLVEELSRHQSVCHEAWVKARESGDFNEYAPFLEKMVRLTAEQAEYLGYRDTPLDALIDEFEPGATTAMFTTLFDELKAANVPLLRKIMASPVKANHRFLEMDYPAAMQKKFGEQVMQAMGFDTQGGRLDTSVHPFCSGTYGDVRITTRYNEHAPQQAIFGIIHETGHALYEQGFLPENLGTPLAEALSYGIHESQSRMWENFVGRSKPFWTFFLPRLKELFPNELAQVSLDQFVLAINHVEPSLVRVEADEMTYDLHIILRFEIERDLFAGKLSISDLPQAWNRKMEEYLGVTPPNNGKEGVMQDVHWSGGAFGYFPSYSLGNMAAGQFWYAMRAQMPGMDQQMEQGNFAEVLHWLRENVHQYGRRFVRNELMQKATGKPLGTADYIRYLNEKYSALYKL
- a CDS encoding choice-of-anchor J domain-containing protein, which produces MGEWMLMIAMDGTDDSMVFARVVLLLAGLLAGVACVSALPLMETFEGDFPPSGWQTFETGDGTTGWTRSGGATSPWGYSAASQHDPNVFGGTIRQWLITPALYADSAHAELAFYVRSSGQSVSFSDTLYVLLSTTGTAAGDFSVRLAVLSPGRDFDSAFVRRAVGLRAYSGTVVHIALVRAVRNAAASTILLDNVGGPLLILPPALPTFPEPADQSSNASVTSALTWIADTETSAIDLYLSRTASDVQQMLPAARVIANGQGTRYVQPSHLLSSHVYYWRVVTRNPWFQTVGPVWSFTTGTGPLGGTYAAGGTNADFAGLTEAVAALTATGVSAPTVISVAPGAYSGPVVISAVPGASAESPVTIRNAGGGAVTVSCGSTVDTATVTLAGARYLTLDGIDITALSGTVRHCLIMTDGSQHNTVRNATLRGQSAGLANSDGILLRGTACEFNRFSMLTVRRAVRGIQLEGTVSGVGTGNEIDSCHVDSVRCGIYLKYQSACTVQANDIAVNGGSADEVDGIWAGAMLPDDTLEVLANRIHGMKTSSVYAVGIRVKPDSATAVVRIRNNFIYGFQNTGGSQARALYISSGQTEVADNSVLVNDVSATGAAYALYIGTSAATGNTRIVNNIFCNRELSSPAYNIFLMLNTSPLESDYNVFQGTGSSYRVGHLGVDLPGLADWRGATGGDLYSLEGDPGFVNSNDLHILPAYGLANRNGTAIADLLTDIDGEPRWTPPCRGADDYAFAAPSADVAVVGFAEPASQVVEHSAVPVQIMVQNRSAATVNSVPLRLYFNNVPLDSTALALTPWQTDTVTLVWNTPAAPSTGRLKAQGFLAGDADPANDSAAVWVNVVRAPLSGVYSVGADHSSFRSISDAVRDVQERGISGPVVFSILPGAYNEPILLGPVAGTSGDHTVTFRPADSLGGVTLSADSGVAVVIFSGARHVVLDGLAIVPEYPCLSAVRMDSDADSNRILNCTLTGSALAATTACGVIIAGGGNDGNVLRDLAISGFYYGIRLDGSAGADDRGNTVERCTITTTRTAIRADYQDSTRLVSNRIRPGFDGAGACYGVYLGAQSSGMQVIADGNEITGGRSATGCCGVYSASGEGDATVQNNMISGWTASGADAVYGILVGSGHADVRFNSVWMNDIAGSGDVVALADTGLATHTVAQNNVLQISETANNAWCLVRSGGTLSSDFNAFSDRTGGNGHAHLGRSGNTDYATLSLWQAGTGGEAHSVTGDPGFVDSVHLHILPNISLLNHRGVSSVGVDSDFDGQLRDDPPDIGADEYDFLAAQHDLAVSWAQIPGGRYEAAFDYDIAVRVVNQGTVAASSVPLLLYFGGIPCGSASVSVAAGGADTALVHWATPDTGLASGVLKAQCFLTGDQIAVNDTATAEVTVVGPPLAGHYSIGGVEADFATPAEAVDHLSMRGVSDEVALRITPGIYTGTLCIPAIPGAGETHPVTIESLYGLQNPALLRAATGEAVILLDSARYVNLADMEIVAAGNCTTAVTLRSGSSHCEIRRCGIHGADSAASITTGIFVHGDGCHNNLIDGVTVSGAFTGIAIGGDATAGQDSGNTVNRSMILNARYGISAGKQVDCVINGNEIVPGSPSPLAAACYGVYIAGLGTGGSVQISGNRIHGFADGSLSASNRAAGIYAAAGSGAAVMAVNNFIYGFSNAGHLKINGFYLSSGTNTILHNSVRLDDMPWTNDLSAICISTGSSQVIENNILVSLEGHVTSYGILQYSGGSPQCNGNDIFGTSPLFAVGRVNGVSYATLTAWQAAGYDSSGIAANPGFISGSDLHIADTSGVVDGRGIVTGLVTTDIDGDVRGNPPDIGADEYHPLPAVIRDLAVYTQSDSVRLVWRHSARASGYRVYAGNSAVSAQPQFLVASVTDTAFVEPVVATGQGKRFYVVTAVEEGVRMVGR